In the Enterococcus saigonensis genome, one interval contains:
- the pyk gene encoding pyruvate kinase, whose protein sequence is MKKTKIVSTLGPASNSVEIISQLIESGANVFRFNFSHGDHEEQLGRMNMVREAVKKTGKDVAILLDTKGAEIRTTVQDTTEADFGRAGYIQFNVGDTTRIAMDPELKGTKEKIAVTYPGLFDDVHVGGHILFDDGLIDMEITEKDEANRELVVVVKNAGMLGSRKGVNAPGVSISLPGITEKDADDIRFGLDNDIDFIAASFVRKAQDVLEIREILEEKNMTHVQIFPKIESQEGIDNIDEIIKVSDGIMVARGDMGVEIAPELVPMVQKRIIQKCNAAGKSVITATQMLESMQQNPRPTRAEASDVANAVFDGTDATMLSGESANGDYPVQAVATMARIDIEAEKALSELGTFQINEFDKTDVTETIGLSVARAAKNLGVKTIVAATESGYTAKMISKYRPDADILAVTFDERTKRGLMLNWGVFPTVAQKPTTTDEMFDLAAKKAVELGFAKEGELILITAGVPVGERGTTNVMKIQLIGSKLLDAQGVGERTVVANAVVAKSAEEANSRAKEGMVLVVPTTDKDYMPAFEKAAAVIVEEGGLTSHAAVVGIAKDIPVIVGAADATTTIQDGELVTVDPRRGIVYRGETTAI, encoded by the coding sequence ATGAAGAAAACCAAAATCGTTAGTACCTTAGGACCAGCAAGTAATAGTGTGGAGATTATTTCACAATTAATCGAATCTGGAGCTAATGTTTTCCGTTTTAATTTCTCTCATGGCGATCATGAAGAACAATTAGGCCGGATGAATATGGTAAGAGAAGCAGTTAAGAAAACTGGTAAAGATGTTGCAATCTTATTAGATACAAAAGGTGCAGAAATCCGGACAACTGTTCAAGATACAACTGAAGCAGATTTCGGCCGTGCTGGTTACATCCAATTTAACGTTGGAGATACGACACGTATCGCAATGGATCCAGAATTAAAAGGAACAAAAGAAAAAATTGCTGTAACTTATCCAGGCTTGTTCGATGACGTTCACGTTGGTGGTCACATTTTATTCGATGATGGTTTAATCGACATGGAAATCACTGAAAAAGACGAAGCAAACCGCGAATTAGTTGTTGTAGTAAAAAATGCTGGTATGTTAGGTTCAAGAAAAGGTGTGAACGCTCCTGGCGTTTCAATTAGCTTACCTGGTATTACTGAAAAAGATGCAGACGATATTCGCTTTGGTTTAGATAACGATATTGATTTTATCGCTGCTTCATTTGTCCGTAAAGCTCAAGATGTTCTTGAAATTCGTGAAATTTTAGAAGAAAAGAACATGACACATGTTCAAATTTTCCCTAAAATTGAATCACAAGAAGGTATCGATAATATCGATGAAATCATTAAAGTTTCAGACGGTATTATGGTAGCTCGTGGTGACATGGGTGTTGAAATTGCGCCAGAATTGGTACCAATGGTGCAAAAACGCATTATCCAAAAATGTAATGCTGCAGGAAAATCAGTTATTACTGCAACTCAAATGTTAGAATCTATGCAACAAAATCCTCGTCCAACTCGTGCAGAAGCTTCTGACGTTGCTAATGCTGTGTTTGACGGTACAGATGCTACGATGCTTTCTGGTGAATCTGCTAATGGTGACTATCCAGTTCAAGCTGTAGCTACAATGGCTCGTATTGACATTGAAGCTGAAAAAGCTTTATCAGAATTAGGGACATTCCAAATTAATGAATTTGATAAAACAGATGTTACTGAAACAATCGGTTTGTCTGTTGCTCGTGCAGCGAAAAACTTAGGTGTTAAAACAATTGTTGCTGCAACTGAGTCAGGCTATACAGCAAAAATGATTTCTAAGTACCGTCCTGATGCAGACATTTTAGCTGTTACTTTTGACGAACGGACAAAACGCGGTTTAATGCTTAACTGGGGTGTATTCCCAACAGTTGCGCAAAAACCAACAACAACTGATGAAATGTTTGATTTAGCTGCTAAAAAAGCAGTGGAATTAGGGTTTGCTAAAGAAGGCGAATTAATTTTAATCACTGCTGGTGTACCAGTTGGCGAACGTGGTACAACAAACGTTATGAAAATCCAATTAATTGGCTCTAAATTATTAGATGCACAAGGTGTTGGTGAAAGAACCGTTGTTGCAAACGCAGTTGTTGCCAAATCAGCTGAAGAAGCAAATTCTCGTGCGAAAGAAGGAATGGTCTTAGTTGTACCAACAACTGACAAAGATTACATGCCTGCATTTGAAAAAGCTGCTGCTGTTATCGTTGAAGAAGGCGGCTTAACTTCTCACGCTGCAGTTGTGGGTATTGCAAAAGATATTCCGGTTATCGTAGGAGCTGCTGATGCAACTACAACAATTCAAGATGGTGAATTAGTTACTGTTGACCCTCGTCGTGGGATTGTATACCGTGGTGAAACAACAGCTATCTAA
- the pfkA gene encoding 6-phosphofructokinase, with the protein MKRIGILTSGGDAPGMNAAVRAVVRKAIFDGIEVYGINYGYAGLVAGDIRRLDVADVGDKIQRGGTFLYSARYPEFATKEGQLKGIEQLKKFGIEGLVVIGGDGSYHGAMALTRHGFPAVGIPGTIDNDIPGTDFTIGFDTAINTVLESIDRIRDTATSHVRTFVIEVMGRGAGDIALWSGVAGGADEIIIPEHEFDMAAVAKRIQDGRDRGKKHCLIVLAEGVMGGNEFADKLSEYGDFHTRVSILGHVVRGGSPSARDRVLASKFGAYAVELLEQGKGGLCIGIEDNKVVAADIIDTLENNKHKPDLSLYDLNKQLSF; encoded by the coding sequence ATGAAACGCATCGGAATTTTAACCAGTGGCGGTGACGCACCTGGTATGAATGCAGCAGTCCGTGCAGTAGTCCGTAAAGCAATCTTCGATGGTATTGAAGTATACGGAATCAATTATGGCTATGCAGGTTTAGTTGCTGGTGATATTCGCCGTTTAGATGTTGCGGATGTTGGCGATAAAATCCAACGTGGCGGGACTTTTCTTTATTCAGCCCGCTATCCAGAATTTGCTACTAAAGAAGGACAATTAAAAGGTATTGAACAATTAAAAAAATTCGGTATTGAAGGATTAGTGGTTATCGGTGGCGATGGTTCCTATCATGGCGCGATGGCCTTAACTCGTCATGGCTTTCCAGCTGTGGGAATTCCTGGAACAATTGATAATGATATTCCAGGTACAGATTTTACAATTGGTTTTGACACAGCAATTAATACCGTCTTAGAATCAATTGACCGCATTCGTGATACAGCGACTTCTCATGTACGTACTTTTGTTATTGAAGTAATGGGGCGTGGCGCAGGCGATATTGCATTATGGTCAGGTGTTGCCGGCGGTGCTGATGAAATCATCATCCCAGAACACGAATTTGATATGGCAGCAGTAGCAAAACGGATTCAAGATGGCCGCGACCGCGGTAAAAAGCATTGTTTAATCGTTTTGGCAGAAGGTGTTATGGGCGGGAATGAATTTGCTGATAAACTTTCTGAATATGGTGATTTCCATACTCGTGTTTCCATTTTAGGTCACGTTGTACGGGGGGGTTCTCCAAGCGCTCGTGATCGTGTTCTAGCAAGTAAATTTGGTGCGTATGCTGTAGAATTGCTTGAACAAGGAAAAGGCGGTTTATGTATCGGTATTGAAGACAATAAAGTTGTTGCTGCTGATATTATCGATACGCTTGAAAATAATAAACACAAACCTGATTTAAGTTTATATGATTTAAACAAACAGTTATCATTCTAA
- the dnaE gene encoding DNA polymerase III subunit alpha: MVLPQLYTVTAYSLLQSTIEINRLVQTAKKRGYDTLGICDRNVLVGAVGFYNACQDVGLKSVIGLHLDYYSPVQAGENEILLFAKNFAGYQQLMALSSQKEINSQVDLADFAPLDNLYGVLPLGNEVDYFLAKDRIKAESRLKFLQDLFPKGHFFYGVLPQKQLSEEIVNLYYQNGVEPFAINKVSTIDPGEKAAIAVMRHLKNGTQMQNIDELEQGSGEYLINASQVTDYFYNTQPHAIENAQKVASICSEFELPLHQKLLPHYPVPENITAAEFLRQLCNTQLKQRVRNITAAYKQRLDYELDIIHQMGFDDYFLIVWDVMDFAHRNNIVTGAGRGSAAGSLVAFVLAITDVDPIEYELLFERFLNPERYTMPDIDLDIPDNRREEVLHYVKEKYGTYQVAQIATFGTMAAKMVLRDVARVFGLSQSEANRWSKAIPNTLKITLKKAYEESSNLRDLVTLNERNRQLFEVALILEGLPRHVSTHAAGVVISDKNLLQLIPLQSGANDILLTQFTMNDVETVGLLKMDFLGLRNLSIIDDTLKGIKKVTGNILSQKDIPLTDAKTLQLFQAGNTSGVFQFESAGIKNVLRRLGPENIEEIAAVNALYRPGPMQNIDHFIKRKKGQEKVTYLDDSLVPILKNTYGIMVYQEQVMQVAAKMAGFSLGQADILRRAISKKKKDVLDEERRHFVSGAVEMGHTKTKANEVYDYIERFADYGFNRSHAFAYSFVGFQMGFLKVHYPAPFFAALLHSVRNNTAKVKEYLTEAKKQGIKILPPTINASGFSFYLVNNHEIRFGLSSVKGTRRDFIAAIIAERKENGPFLSLDNFLYRLPAKWLKLDLIQPLVEIGAFDEIEKNRRQLAIELESKIQNIEYSGGSMDLLDIMTLKTNEVSDYTLTERLNIEEQYLGVYVSGHPTESYASLKAMHQVQLISELLPRQNTHLLLYVRRIREIRTKKGEQMAFVEANDPTGEISLTIFPDNYRHVRQTFAVDDVIYVEGKTEISTYNQEMQVIVDQLVLAEKIKNTRKITTCYIRLTGIADTDKQLAALYTLIKQAPGASKIILFYESTGTKKILAEKYQIADSPVIMQDLKNIFGENNVVFK; this comes from the coding sequence ATCGTGCTGCCGCAATTATATACCGTGACCGCTTATTCTTTATTACAAAGTACAATTGAAATCAATCGGCTCGTACAGACAGCTAAAAAAAGAGGTTACGATACATTAGGAATATGTGATCGTAATGTTTTAGTTGGTGCAGTCGGCTTTTATAATGCTTGCCAGGACGTTGGCTTGAAATCAGTAATAGGGTTGCACTTGGATTACTATTCGCCTGTTCAAGCAGGTGAAAATGAGATTCTGTTATTTGCCAAAAATTTTGCTGGTTACCAACAATTGATGGCTCTAAGTAGTCAAAAAGAAATCAATAGTCAAGTTGATTTGGCTGACTTTGCACCATTGGATAATCTGTACGGTGTATTGCCACTGGGAAATGAAGTAGACTACTTTTTGGCAAAAGATAGGATTAAAGCAGAAAGTCGTCTGAAGTTTTTGCAAGATTTATTTCCAAAAGGGCATTTTTTCTATGGGGTTTTACCTCAAAAACAATTATCTGAGGAAATAGTAAATTTATATTATCAAAACGGTGTAGAACCTTTTGCAATTAATAAGGTAAGTACAATTGACCCTGGTGAAAAAGCCGCCATTGCAGTAATGCGACATTTAAAAAATGGTACGCAAATGCAAAACATTGACGAGTTGGAACAAGGGAGTGGGGAATATTTAATTAACGCTTCCCAAGTAACGGATTATTTTTACAACACGCAACCACATGCGATTGAAAATGCACAAAAAGTGGCATCGATTTGTAGCGAATTTGAATTGCCATTGCACCAAAAACTTCTACCACATTATCCTGTGCCAGAAAATATAACTGCTGCTGAATTTTTGCGACAGTTGTGTAACACACAACTAAAACAGCGGGTTAGAAATATCACAGCAGCGTATAAACAACGTTTGGATTATGAACTAGATATTATTCATCAAATGGGCTTTGATGATTATTTTCTAATCGTTTGGGATGTAATGGATTTTGCGCATCGCAATAATATCGTGACCGGTGCAGGCCGTGGATCTGCAGCTGGTTCGTTGGTTGCTTTTGTATTAGCAATCACAGATGTCGATCCTATTGAATATGAATTGCTTTTTGAACGTTTTTTAAATCCAGAACGTTATACGATGCCAGATATTGATCTTGATATACCGGATAACCGTAGAGAAGAAGTGCTGCATTACGTAAAAGAAAAATATGGAACCTACCAAGTAGCCCAAATCGCTACTTTTGGTACCATGGCAGCCAAGATGGTTTTACGAGATGTTGCACGAGTTTTTGGATTATCCCAAAGTGAAGCCAATCGTTGGAGTAAGGCGATTCCGAACACTTTAAAGATTACTTTGAAAAAAGCGTACGAAGAATCGAGTAATTTGCGTGATCTAGTTACTTTGAATGAACGTAATCGTCAACTTTTTGAAGTCGCCTTGATACTAGAAGGTTTACCTCGACATGTATCGACGCATGCCGCTGGTGTAGTAATTAGTGATAAAAACCTATTACAATTAATTCCGCTGCAATCCGGTGCAAATGATATCTTATTAACGCAATTTACGATGAACGATGTGGAGACTGTTGGATTATTAAAAATGGATTTTTTAGGCTTACGCAATCTTTCCATTATTGACGATACACTAAAGGGAATCAAAAAAGTGACAGGAAATATACTTTCTCAAAAAGATATTCCTTTAACTGATGCAAAGACACTACAGCTTTTTCAAGCGGGAAATACCTCAGGAGTATTTCAATTTGAGTCCGCTGGTATAAAAAATGTTTTACGCCGCTTGGGGCCGGAAAACATCGAAGAAATAGCCGCTGTCAATGCATTGTATCGACCAGGTCCAATGCAAAACATTGATCACTTTATTAAGCGGAAAAAAGGTCAAGAAAAAGTAACTTATCTAGATGACAGCTTGGTGCCAATTCTAAAAAATACCTATGGCATTATGGTTTATCAAGAACAGGTGATGCAAGTAGCTGCTAAAATGGCAGGTTTCAGTTTAGGACAAGCAGATATTTTGCGTCGGGCAATCAGTAAAAAGAAAAAAGATGTTTTAGATGAAGAAAGGCGCCATTTTGTTTCTGGAGCTGTAGAAATGGGACATACTAAAACAAAAGCTAATGAAGTATACGATTATATTGAACGATTTGCAGATTATGGTTTTAATCGTTCCCATGCTTTTGCTTATTCTTTTGTTGGATTTCAAATGGGCTTTTTGAAAGTGCATTATCCCGCCCCGTTTTTTGCCGCATTACTTCATTCGGTTCGCAATAATACTGCGAAAGTTAAAGAATATTTAACGGAAGCAAAAAAACAAGGCATTAAAATCTTGCCGCCTACTATTAATGCCAGTGGATTTAGTTTTTACTTGGTGAATAATCATGAAATTCGTTTTGGTTTAAGTAGTGTTAAAGGTACCCGACGCGATTTTATTGCAGCGATTATTGCTGAGCGAAAGGAAAATGGACCTTTTCTTTCACTAGATAACTTTTTGTATCGCCTACCCGCAAAGTGGTTGAAATTAGATTTGATCCAGCCTTTGGTTGAAATAGGAGCTTTTGACGAGATTGAAAAAAATCGAAGGCAACTCGCAATAGAATTGGAGAGCAAAATTCAAAATATCGAATATAGTGGCGGGAGTATGGATCTATTAGATATCATGACGTTAAAAACAAATGAAGTTAGCGATTATACTTTGACTGAACGTTTGAATATAGAAGAACAGTATTTAGGTGTTTATGTGTCAGGTCACCCGACTGAAAGTTATGCAAGTTTAAAAGCGATGCATCAGGTGCAGTTAATTAGTGAATTATTACCTAGACAAAACACTCATCTTCTTTTATATGTTAGAAGAATTCGTGAGATCCGTACAAAAAAAGGTGAGCAGATGGCTTTTGTAGAGGCTAACGATCCCACTGGTGAAATTTCGTTAACCATATTTCCGGATAATTACCGCCATGTACGCCAAACGTTTGCAGTAGATGATGTCATTTACGTTGAAGGAAAGACGGAAATCAGCACATATAATCAGGAGATGCAAGTTATTGTCGATCAACTTGTGTTAGCTGAAAAAATTAAAAATACAAGAAAGATCACAACATGCTATATTCGTCTAACTGGTATAGCTGATACAGACAAGCAGTTAGCAGCCTTATATACTTTAATTAAACAAGCACCTGGAGCAAGTAAAATAATTCTTTTTTATGAAAGTACGGGTACTAAAAAAATACTAGCTGAAAAATATCAAATTGCAGATAGTCCCGTTATAATGCAAGACTTGAAAAATATTTTTGGGGAAAATAACGTAGTTTTCAAATGA
- a CDS encoding YjzD family protein: MKYLVTLFWTYILGQVVCYLGSALNSGTYDFKLSSIISLIVGVIIILIAEVATPKKKHA, translated from the coding sequence ATGAAATATTTGGTTACTTTGTTTTGGACGTATATCTTAGGTCAAGTCGTTTGCTACCTAGGTAGTGCTTTAAACAGCGGCACTTACGATTTTAAACTTAGCTCAATCATTTCCTTAATCGTAGGAGTTATCATTATCCTAATTGCCGAAGTGGCTACGCCCAAAAAGAAACACGCATAA
- a CDS encoding multidrug efflux MFS transporter — MKLDWKRNLFISWIGCFFTGASFSLVMPFIPLYIEQLGTPKNQVELFAGLAISVTAFASAIVAPIWGNLADRKGRRLMMIRAAVGMTFTMGSLAFVPNVYWLLIMRFMTGILSGYIPNATALIASQAPREKSGWALGTLATGAVAGNLIGPSMGGALAQWFGMENVFIITGTVLAITTILTIFFVKEDFVPIEKTDLLSVKQIFSRISNVQVLIGLFITSLILQVGVTSISPILTLYIRQLSGDSSNILFVSGLIVSIAGVSAIISSPTLGKLGDKIGNQKILLFGLVLSFVCFIPMGFVKTPFQLGALRFILGFSTGALMPSINTLISKITPPEGVSRIYSYNQMFTNFGQVLGPMVGSTVAHAMGYRAVFFVTSGFVFLNICLSTFNFRKVLNERL; from the coding sequence ATGAAGTTAGATTGGAAACGAAATTTGTTCATATCGTGGATTGGATGCTTTTTTACCGGTGCCAGTTTTAGTTTGGTAATGCCTTTTATTCCCCTTTATATTGAACAGCTAGGAACACCTAAAAATCAAGTTGAGTTATTTGCAGGTTTAGCTATTTCGGTTACAGCTTTTGCTTCTGCCATCGTAGCACCGATATGGGGGAATTTAGCTGATCGCAAGGGTCGCCGCTTAATGATGATTCGTGCAGCAGTAGGGATGACGTTTACGATGGGGTCGCTGGCCTTTGTACCGAATGTATATTGGTTGTTGATTATGCGTTTTATGACAGGTATTTTGTCAGGTTATATTCCCAATGCAACTGCCTTAATCGCCTCTCAAGCACCGAGAGAAAAAAGCGGGTGGGCATTAGGAACCTTAGCTACTGGGGCTGTCGCTGGGAATTTAATCGGCCCATCAATGGGAGGCGCTTTGGCTCAATGGTTTGGTATGGAGAACGTTTTTATTATTACTGGAACTGTTTTAGCAATTACGACTATTTTAACGATTTTCTTTGTTAAAGAAGATTTTGTTCCAATTGAAAAAACTGATTTGTTATCTGTTAAGCAGATATTTAGTCGGATTTCTAACGTACAAGTATTAATTGGTTTGTTTATTACTTCGTTAATTTTACAAGTCGGCGTAACAAGTATTAGTCCAATCTTGACGCTTTATATTCGTCAATTAAGCGGGGATAGTAGTAATATCTTATTCGTCAGCGGCTTAATTGTCTCGATTGCCGGTGTTTCGGCAATCATTTCCTCTCCTACGTTAGGAAAGTTAGGAGATAAAATTGGAAATCAAAAAATTCTGCTCTTTGGTTTAGTGCTTTCTTTTGTCTGTTTTATTCCCATGGGATTTGTAAAAACACCTTTTCAATTAGGTGCGCTGCGTTTTATCCTTGGGTTTTCAACAGGTGCATTAATGCCTTCTATTAATACGTTGATTTCAAAAATCACGCCACCAGAAGGGGTAAGTCGTATTTATAGCTACAATCAAATGTTTACCAATTTTGGACAAGTATTAGGTCCCATGGTAGGTTCAACAGTTGCCCATGCAATGGGGTATCGAGCTGTATTTTTTGTTACAAGCGGTTTTGTTTTCTTAAATATTTGCTTATCGACATTTAATTTCCGCAAAGTTTTAAATGAAAGACTTTAG
- a CDS encoding NCS2 family permease yields MEKFFKLKESNTTVSTEFVAGLTTFFAMSYILFVNPTILSASGMPFQAVFLATIIASVIGTLVMGLFANVPYAQAPGMGLNAFFTFTVVFGLGYTWQQALAMVFICGLINIFITITKIRKMIIHAIPESMQHAIGGGIGIFVAYVGLKNANLLSFSADSATITSSVVKGDKAVSVTMNGGIVPALANFNNAPVLLAVIGLVVTTILVVRNVRGAILIGIVTTTVLGIFMGVVDLGAIDWKANSLSSSINELKTTFGAAFGSEGMQSLFRDASKIPQVLMTIIAFSLSDTFDTIGTFIGTGRRTGIFSKADEEALEDSRGFNTKMDKALFADAIATSIGAIFGTSNTTTYVESAAGIGAGGRTGLTSVVVAGLFAISSFFSPLISIVPAQATAPALILVGVMMMASFKDIEWTDLEEAVPAFFAAIFMGFCYSISYGIAAGFIFYTIVKVIKGKFDEISPILWIVDILFILNFIILAVIS; encoded by the coding sequence ATGGAAAAGTTTTTTAAATTGAAGGAAAGCAATACAACTGTTTCAACCGAATTTGTCGCAGGTTTAACAACTTTCTTCGCGATGAGCTATATTTTGTTTGTGAACCCGACTATTTTGTCAGCATCGGGGATGCCATTTCAAGCAGTATTTCTTGCGACGATAATTGCATCAGTAATCGGAACTTTAGTAATGGGGCTTTTTGCCAATGTCCCGTATGCACAAGCACCTGGGATGGGGTTGAACGCCTTTTTCACTTTCACAGTTGTTTTTGGTTTAGGTTATACATGGCAACAAGCACTAGCAATGGTTTTTATTTGTGGTTTGATTAATATTTTTATTACCATTACGAAAATTCGTAAAATGATTATCCATGCAATTCCAGAAAGTATGCAACATGCTATTGGTGGGGGAATTGGAATTTTTGTTGCGTATGTTGGCTTGAAAAATGCGAACCTTTTGAGCTTTAGCGCAGATTCTGCCACAATTACAAGCAGCGTTGTAAAAGGAGATAAGGCAGTTAGCGTTACGATGAATGGTGGGATTGTTCCAGCTTTAGCTAACTTTAATAACGCACCGGTCTTATTAGCTGTTATTGGTTTAGTAGTAACGACCATTTTAGTTGTACGTAATGTTCGTGGTGCTATTTTAATTGGAATCGTGACGACGACGGTTTTAGGGATTTTTATGGGTGTCGTAGATCTTGGTGCAATTGATTGGAAGGCCAATTCTTTAAGCAGTTCTATTAATGAATTAAAAACAACATTTGGAGCAGCTTTTGGAAGCGAAGGCATGCAATCGTTGTTTCGGGATGCTAGTAAAATTCCGCAAGTTTTAATGACAATTATAGCATTTAGTTTATCAGATACTTTTGATACGATTGGGACGTTTATTGGAACTGGTCGTAGAACTGGAATTTTTTCCAAAGCAGATGAGGAGGCTTTAGAAGATAGCCGCGGTTTTAATACAAAAATGGATAAAGCCTTGTTTGCAGATGCGATTGCAACCTCAATTGGTGCAATTTTTGGCACGTCCAATACGACAACTTATGTTGAGTCTGCAGCTGGGATTGGTGCTGGTGGACGGACTGGTTTAACATCTGTGGTAGTTGCGGGATTGTTTGCAATCAGCAGTTTCTTTTCACCGTTAATTTCTATTGTACCAGCGCAAGCGACAGCACCAGCATTAATTTTAGTTGGGGTTATGATGATGGCTTCTTTCAAAGATATTGAGTGGACAGATTTAGAAGAAGCAGTACCAGCTTTCTTTGCTGCAATTTTTATGGGTTTTTGTTATAGCATTTCGTATGGAATCGCAGCCGGATTTATCTTTTATACAATTGTGAAAGTGATTAAAGGAAAATTCGACGAAATTTCACCAATTCTTTGGATTGTGGATATTTTATTTATTTTAAACTTCATTATTTTAGCTGTAATTTCTTAA
- a CDS encoding Cof-type HAD-IIB family hydrolase, whose amino-acid sequence MNKKLIAIDLDGTTLNAQSQISPKTEAVLKKALASGHIVSIATGRPFRISEKFYHQLALNTPMVNFNGALVHVPYTQWAAESETLFSRDIVFEILKQKNDLQLDFVAAENRDTFYVDRLDFGSEYLFDNQKPTNDNLLQNLKTNPTSMLIQTKTELAETVSDTLKAQFSDYIDVRTWGGPNAILEIVAKGIQKARGVEIIANAMAIDRKDIIAFGDEHNDLEMLDYAGWGVAMKNATPDAKAVSNDITTKTNDEDGLADYLEKYLAI is encoded by the coding sequence ATGAATAAAAAATTGATTGCCATCGACTTAGATGGTACAACATTAAACGCTCAATCCCAAATTAGCCCTAAGACTGAAGCTGTTTTAAAAAAAGCGCTGGCATCTGGCCATATTGTCAGTATCGCCACCGGCCGGCCATTTCGCATTAGTGAAAAATTTTATCACCAACTTGCGTTAAATACACCAATGGTTAATTTTAACGGGGCTTTAGTCCACGTTCCTTATACACAATGGGCTGCTGAGTCCGAAACTCTTTTTAGTCGCGATATTGTTTTTGAAATTTTAAAACAAAAAAATGATTTACAATTAGATTTTGTCGCAGCTGAAAATCGTGACACTTTCTATGTTGATCGTTTAGATTTTGGCAGTGAGTATCTGTTTGATAATCAAAAACCAACCAATGATAACTTATTGCAAAATTTAAAAACAAACCCAACTTCAATGTTAATTCAGACTAAAACAGAGTTAGCAGAAACTGTTTCAGATACTTTAAAGGCTCAATTTTCTGACTACATCGACGTAAGAACTTGGGGTGGACCGAATGCAATTTTAGAAATCGTAGCTAAAGGAATTCAAAAGGCTCGCGGTGTTGAAATTATCGCTAACGCAATGGCAATCGACCGTAAAGATATCATCGCTTTTGGCGACGAACACAACGATTTAGAGATGCTTGATTACGCAGGCTGGGGGGTCGCAATGAAAAATGCGACGCCTGACGCAAAAGCAGTAAGCAACGATATTACAACTAAAACTAATGACGAAGATGGTTTAGCCGATTATTTGGAAAAATATCTTGCTATTTAA
- a CDS encoding PLD nuclease N-terminal domain-containing protein produces the protein MQLNSHEYLPILIPLIILQIGLAIYAIVDVLKHPHYKFGNQIIWIIICAVFSFMGPIIYFAFGKGED, from the coding sequence ATGCAATTGAATAGCCACGAATATTTGCCGATTTTAATACCGCTTATTATTTTACAAATAGGTCTAGCCATTTACGCAATTGTCGACGTATTAAAACATCCCCATTACAAATTTGGTAATCAGATTATTTGGATTATTATTTGTGCGGTATTTTCTTTTATGGGACCGATTATTTATTTTGCTTTTGGTAAAGGAGAAGATTGA
- a CDS encoding ABC transporter ATP-binding protein — protein sequence MTAMLTLQNITKQFGNHLVLDDLNLTIPRGSIFGFVGENGAGKTTTMKIILGLLAADSGSVTIAGQTVKYGNTKTNQKVGYLPDVPTFYDYLTAKEYLTLCGRTSGMTKSQQTLQIPALLSKVGLQTTQKIGKFSRGMKQRLGLAQALLNEPQLLICDEPTSALDPSGRKEVLQILASLKNETTVLFSSHILTDVEAICDYVAILNDGKIHLTGSLAEIKNSQPHHYELHFENPNDTALFLNQNPLTWQQVEKKLILPSEEPTNIGLQIIKRLATLNLVPLEFKLVEPTLEDIFLKAVKK from the coding sequence ATGACCGCCATGTTAACCTTGCAAAATATAACCAAACAATTTGGTAATCACCTTGTTCTTGATGATTTGAATTTAACAATCCCAAGAGGCAGTATTTTTGGTTTCGTTGGTGAAAATGGTGCCGGAAAAACAACTACCATGAAGATTATTTTAGGACTTTTAGCCGCTGATAGCGGTTCTGTTACAATTGCAGGACAAACAGTAAAATACGGTAATACCAAAACCAACCAGAAAGTCGGCTACCTTCCGGATGTACCCACATTTTATGACTATCTGACTGCAAAAGAATATTTAACCTTATGCGGTCGTACGAGCGGTATGACAAAAAGTCAACAAACGCTTCAAATCCCTGCACTATTATCAAAAGTTGGGTTACAAACCACACAAAAAATCGGGAAATTCTCACGGGGAATGAAACAACGCTTAGGTTTAGCTCAAGCTCTCTTGAATGAGCCACAATTATTAATTTGTGACGAACCAACTTCTGCACTAGATCCATCCGGACGCAAAGAAGTATTGCAAATCTTAGCAAGTTTAAAAAACGAAACTACCGTTTTATTCTCTTCTCATATTTTGACCGACGTGGAAGCGATATGTGATTATGTAGCCATATTAAATGACGGAAAAATTCACTTAACAGGTTCACTAGCAGAAATTAAAAACTCTCAACCTCATCATTATGAGTTACACTTTGAAAATCCAAATGATACGGCTCTTTTTTTGAACCAAAATCCCCTTACTTGGCAGCAAGTAGAGAAAAAGTTAATTCTACCCAGTGAAGAGCCAACCAATATAGGCTTACAAATTATCAAAAGACTTGCCACACTAAACTTGGTACCGTTAGAATTCAAACTTGTTGAACCAACGTTAGAAGATATATTTTTAAAGGCGGTGAAAAAATGA